In Cyclopterus lumpus isolate fCycLum1 chromosome 9, fCycLum1.pri, whole genome shotgun sequence, a single genomic region encodes these proteins:
- the LOC117736893 gene encoding transcription elongation factor SPT5-like — protein sequence MNSGVAAGGSSRWSVQVEHPGGASRWSVQVDRPGGVSRWSIQVERPGGASRWIIQVERPGGASRWIIQVERPGGSSRWSVQVDHPGGASRWIIQVERPGGASRCYW from the coding sequence cagcaggtggatCATCCAGGTGGAGCGTCCAGGTGGAGCATCCAGGTGGAGCGTCCAGGTGGAGCGTCCAGGTGGATCGTCCAGGTGGAGTGTCCAGGTGGAGCATCCAGGTGGAGCGTCCAGGTGGAGCATCCAGGTGGATCATCCAGGTGGAGCGTCCAGGTGGAGCGTCCAGGTGGATCATCCAGGTGGAGCGTCCAGGTGGATCATCCAGGTGGAGCGTCCAGGTGGATCATCCAGGTGGAGCGTCCAGGTGGATCATCCAGGTGGAGCGTCCAGGTGGAGCGTCCAGGTGTTACTGGTGA